One stretch of Chiroxiphia lanceolata isolate bChiLan1 chromosome 1, bChiLan1.pri, whole genome shotgun sequence DNA includes these proteins:
- the TRDMT1 gene encoding tRNA (cytosine(38)-C(5))-methyltransferase isoform X5 → MWLFAFFLLVYENFFKLVVFHLGLCNADHNINILVVETDLVYEEVESLLSACGCNSDHSPSSCIKSLSEESCTDAEVVAAVDVNTLANDVYKHNFPSTPLWAKTIEGITLKEFDRLSFDMILMSPPCQPFTRIGLQGDVSDPRTKSFLYILDILPRLQKLPKYLLLENVKGFESSSARNELLRTLATCGFQYQEFLLSPTCLGIPNSRLRYFLIAKLHHEPFSFQAPGQILTRFPDQYPEDLRKDKVADKVGETSSSLCSEEKNLDPNIGPDCSSKKSLPKRTFLFKLETVEEMERKHDQDNDCSIQMLKDFLEEENEEMSQYFLPPKSLLRYAFLLDIVKPTCRRSTCFTKGLS, encoded by the exons ATGTGGCTATTTGCcttctttcttttggtttacgaaaatttttttaaattggttgTGTTTCATCTGGGGCTTTGTAATGCTGACCATAATATAAATATCTTGGTGGTTGAAACTGATCTTGTGTATGAGGAAGTAGAGTCACTGCTTTCTGCCTGCGGCTGTAACAGTGACCACAGCCCATCTTCCTGCATAAAAAGCCTCAGTGAAG aaagcTGCACAGATGCAGaagttgttgctgctgttgatGTGAACACTCTTGCCAATGATGTTTATAAGCACAACTTTCCCAGCACGCCATTATGGGCAAAGACTATTGAG ggCATAACACTGAAAGAATTTGACAGATTATCTTTTGATATGATTTTGATGAGTCCTCCTTGTCAGCCATTTACAAG AATTGGCCTGCAAGGTGATGTATCAGATCCACGGACAAAGAGCTTTCTCTATATCCTCGATATTCTACCAAG gCTTCAGAAGCTTCCAAAATACCTACTTTTAGAAAATGTTAAAGGATTTGAATCCTCTTCTGCAAG AAATGAACTTTTGCGAACACTTGCAACATGTGGATTTCAATACCAAGAATTTCTCTTGTCTCCAACCTGT CTTGGCATTCCCAATTCTAGGCTGCGATATTTTCTGATTGCAAAGCTTCACCATGaaccattttcctttcaagCTCCTGGTCAG ATATTGACAAGATTCCCAGATCAGTATCCAGAAGACTTACGCAAGGACAAAGTTGCTGACAAAGTGGGTGAAACCAGTTCTTCCTTGTGTTCTGAAGAGAAGAATCTGGATCCAAACATTGGTCCAGATTGCAGCAGCAAGAAGAGTTTACCAAAAaggacttttctttttaagcttgAAACAGtagaagaaatggaaaggaaacatGATCAGGATAATGACTGCTCTATTCAAATGTTAAAAGATTTcttggaagaggaaaatgaagaaatgagtCAGTATTTCTTACCACCAAAGTCCTTATTGCGCTATGCTTTCTTGCTAGACATTGTTAAACCCACCTGCCGGAGATCCACGTGCTTTACAAAAGG